The following nucleotide sequence is from Candidatus Paceibacterota bacterium.
ATCGACCGTGTGAGTCTGTAACGGTCTTTTCGAAAAGCGTTGAGATAATCCATCCAGAATGCCCTGATCATTAGAAAGAGCCACGACCCGTGCGTTCGCTCGCTCTAGGAGGTATTCTGTAAGCGCCGAGCCACAGCCCGCTCCCACACCGGCGACAATTACAACTTTCTGCTCTAAATCAATCTGGATAGCCATATTACTATTGTAAAAGAGAAACCTTTATAAATGTTGCTCTTTCCCATAAGAAAAAATGAAAAACTTTGTTCCTTTACTTGCATCAGAGTATGGCCTAACAGTTACCGATGTGCAGCAGATTAAAGGCATCGCCGCAAATCCAGTATACTCGGCAGAGACTTCCAAAGATAAACTTTTCATAAAAGTTGTTTCAAAATCCAGGCCTGCAAATGAAGAAGTTTACTCTGCACGTTTGCAATTACTTCAAGACTTAGCAAATGAGAATGTTCCAGTCCCCTCCCTGAAAGAAACGCTCGATGGGCGACTCTACGTTCCAACAGAAGATAATTTTATGGAAGTATACCCTTTTATTCCAAATGGAGAGTTTTATAGTGGACACCCTGGTCAAGTTGGTCAAATTGCCCAAGCGATGGCACGTTTTCACTCTGTGGCTGATAAATTAAAAGAACGGCCATATTTTTCTGTTTTAGAGCAGTCCCCCTCGCCATTCGGAGCTATTGCACCCATTACTGCAGAGGAAATAGCTGAATACCAAAGTCTGGTTCATTTACTCCCTAAAAGTGTACGAGGTTTTATTGCTTATTGTCTTGACGTTTTAAAGGAACGAACAGATGATATTCTCAGGGAGGTCACAAAAATAAGAGAAAAAGCACAGGATGTCGGAATAGTCCATGGAGACTTGCACGACCAGAATGTCATGATGGATAAAAACACAAAAAACCTGATGGCATTAGTCGATTGGGAAGGCACACACGGAAGAAGTCGTGGCTTTGATATTGCTTACACATTAGAAAGGCTAGCTGTTACTCCTTCCCCTTCACATCTTTATGATACATCGTTTCCATTCAATCAAGTAGGATTTAATAAAAAGAAGATAGACCAATTTCTGGAAAGTTATGACCAAGAACGAACCATAGATAAGGCTCTTAAAGCAGAATTTATTCCAGAACTACAAATGGAAGCTGTAGCAAGAGGAAGTAAATTTCTGCATTCGCTTTTTGAAGGTTTGCAGGATAAAAAAGAAGTAGACGTCAACTGGTTACATCTTGTCCTACGGATTCAAACTCCGGCGCGTTTTGATGCTCTTAACGATTTTTTTATGAAAACAGTTTGATAATATTTATTAATAAACTACTTAAAAATAAGATATGAAACTAGTAGTTAAATCCGGTGTACAGCAATTAGGATGGTTTAAAGATAAGAAATTTCCTTACTACGAGGCTTATATTCGCGGTGATGAAAATTTAGCTTCTTTGTTGCAGACAGAGATGAAACTTATTTCGATTCATATGCCGCATACGGTTGATACCGAGTCTGGAAAAAAAATAATAAATTTTTGTGATTCTGGAGAAGTGGGAGAGGCTTCTTTTGCAAAGTTGGAGGAACTACTAGATTTTGCCTGGAATCATCAGGTGCCTTACCTAGTAATTCATCTTGGCTTTTATAACTCGTTACGTGAGGATAGATTTACCGTTTTAGAAAGAACCGCACGACGCTTTCAAGAGTATAATGATCGGGGAGTAACTTTATGTCTAGAAAATGTGCCTTGCTGGACTAACATCTGCTTTGAAAATGAGCCGGTGATTAGCGATGCGGAGCATTTTTTGTATTTTAAGCGATATTGCCCATCTATCGGGCTGACGTTTGATGTAGATCATCTGGCGATCACGACAGTGTTTCAGCAATTCTATGCCGGTTTTAAGACAGGATATCTTGCCAGTGGGGATCGGAAAGCATTTAGGAGGGAGATGGAGTGGAAGATGATGCAGGCAACTAGGAAAGATCCTGATTTCTTTTGCGATGTGGTGAAGAAAAAAATTGCTGCTTTTTTATTACAGGTACAGCCAGATACAGTGCATGCGGTTGGCTCAGATTTCTGCCAGTACCAGGATGGTGAGAAATTGCCTTTAGTCGGGGAGGCCCTTCCCCTGGGATTTAAAGGAACCATCGACGGTCATGCTGTAGAAGACAGGCTCGACCATCGCCAATGGGTCCGGTCACTAAAGAATGACCCCTACATAACTGTTGAGCTGATGATGCGCAAAGAATATGGCTATCTTGAAGAAATTCAGAAAAGCAGACGATTATTAGAGTCGATCATCAGATAAGCAGAGGAAAGAGAGCTATTGTTGCTACAAAGATGATGCCCACCGCTTTTATCTAGTGAGATCGGCTCTTATGAAGGCATACATTAAAAAAATAAGAAATAAAGAACGAGCATGGAAAACATAAAAAAATTCGTCTCAAAGA
It contains:
- a CDS encoding phosphotransferase; translation: MKNFVPLLASEYGLTVTDVQQIKGIAANPVYSAETSKDKLFIKVVSKSRPANEEVYSARLQLLQDLANENVPVPSLKETLDGRLYVPTEDNFMEVYPFIPNGEFYSGHPGQVGQIAQAMARFHSVADKLKERPYFSVLEQSPSPFGAIAPITAEEIAEYQSLVHLLPKSVRGFIAYCLDVLKERTDDILREVTKIREKAQDVGIVHGDLHDQNVMMDKNTKNLMALVDWEGTHGRSRGFDIAYTLERLAVTPSPSHLYDTSFPFNQVGFNKKKIDQFLESYDQERTIDKALKAEFIPELQMEAVARGSKFLHSLFEGLQDKKEVDVNWLHLVLRIQTPARFDALNDFFMKTV
- a CDS encoding TIM barrel protein, which encodes MKLVVKSGVQQLGWFKDKKFPYYEAYIRGDENLASLLQTEMKLISIHMPHTVDTESGKKIINFCDSGEVGEASFAKLEELLDFAWNHQVPYLVIHLGFYNSLREDRFTVLERTARRFQEYNDRGVTLCLENVPCWTNICFENEPVISDAEHFLYFKRYCPSIGLTFDVDHLAITTVFQQFYAGFKTGYLASGDRKAFRREMEWKMMQATRKDPDFFCDVVKKKIAAFLLQVQPDTVHAVGSDFCQYQDGEKLPLVGEALPLGFKGTIDGHAVEDRLDHRQWVRSLKNDPYITVELMMRKEYGYLEEIQKSRRLLESIIR